The DNA segment CAGCATCACACTTTCCAGATCATTCCCTTTCCTTAATCAGtgcaaatatataatttttaatatttcctttattttaataATCTCCTTAGTAATAGTAACACTGAGGATGACCCCAGTACAGGGGTAACCAAAAAAATCACCGTCCCATGGTTAGACATTTTCTGCACAAAAACACTGTGGTAAAGAAGGTAGCCTCAGTGTAGCCTCACCAGGACATCAGCTAAAAGGCAGGAAGCTTTTCTGTAGAACTTTTCACAAATGTTCCTGAGTTTCTGAGCAATGACTCTGAATAGGCCTGAATTAATGGCTTAACTTAATTTATCCCGAATGGAAAGCTTTTCAAAAGATTTTCTCTGAACCAGCATGATGGCATCACTGTTTCTACAACTGTCCAATGCCAAATGCTTCTAATCTTTATTTCCACCATGTCTCTCATGTCTCAACTCCACCAGGTCTTTTGGACCAGGTGAGTGCATATTGCACTGAAATGGTGTTGGGAAAGTCCATTTCACTCCTCAGTCCTTTGGGAGTACCCGTCGGTGGCGCCATGGCAACATCGACCGACAGTTGCGCATCGTGGCTTTTTCCGAAACATGGAGCAGGGCTGAGTTTGGCCTGGCTTTGAGTACAACCTTGATTCTGTGCGATAGACGAGCCGCTGCAGAGTTTGAACTCAGTCTACAGGCAGTTCACAGGGTATTTGCTGGGCTGCTTTTGCTATAGTGTACGCCCGCTGGAAGTCCTTGTAGCGGGGAGCGCAGCCCAACCAGGCCTCCCCAAAGTGGACCCGACCGGTGAAAAGGAAGCTGCCTGGCCCCGGTTTGACGCCACACTGCAGCAGAGTCCTGATCTCACCCTTGCTGGTCAGGCGACTGTTGCCGGTGAACAGGGCGTACTTCTGACGAAACACCCGCGTGGCGCTGACCTTGATCACTGCTGCCCGCAAGTTCTCGTCTTCCGCCACTGAACGGATGTTACCGCGCACCACTGTGGATCAACAGAACATTCAGGTTCATTTCTAGTTCATTTCTATGgttattttacaaaacacactTCTGACTTATGTTAACATAAGATGCTTTACTGTGCTTTTATCATCttgaaaatgttgctgtgtCCTATTTCAGCTAGAGATGTGGTTCAGTGTGGGGTAACGACTGATGGTAAAGCCGTTGGAAGGCCCAGGCTTGGTCACTAATccctctgacttttttttgctgGCTGAACTTTTTCTCAGTCCCATTACAACTCAATCAGACGCCTGCAGATTAGCCCACTGCTCTTTCTCTAAGGGGGTGATGTTGGGATTAGTCCACTACAGCGCCTCCAGTAGgagttcctctgtgtgtgtgtgtgtgtgtgtgtgtgtgtgtgtgtgtgtgtgtgtgtgtgtgtgtgtgtgtgtgtgtgtgtgtgtgtgtgtgtgtgtgtgtgtgtgtgtgttgggggatgcagagagctgctgtttcacCTTTAACCTTTGCACTTTTGAGAGGAGGGGATTTGCAGGCACTGGGGTGCTCTGCCTTTAAACCAATTCGACACAACCGATTTGTCGATCCTGAGTAGAAATCATTACTTTCTGTAGCTTTGCTGCAAGGACTTCTTGCCATTTGGTGGTCTGGTTTAATATGTTAATCCTATCTGAATTTGAGGCGGGGGCACTCTCAGTGATTTCATTCTTTGCTGTCTTTCACATGTTGCATAGGCAGGGTGGGGAGGGGTTGAAAAAAGGTAACTCACCAAAGTCACTGGTGCAAACAGCCATCAGAATCTCTGTGTTGTTGCAGGGTCTGCAGGCATCTGGAGcgggaaaaaagaaagaaaagagagggagaatcGGTTAGTGACCTCACTAAACTCTCTAAACTGCTCGGAAACACCTATATGTTAATACTTATACTGAGCCTCTGGAAACCAAAGGCCGCATTTCCAGATCACATGCACAGGAATGTCAGATGTGAATCCCGACCTGAAACTCTGTGCAAAGACGAGCAACAAAGGAGAGACCAACCGCTGAGTTGTAACAGACAGCTGCTACTTTTACAGTTGGCAGAGGAGGACCAGTGGAGCTTTAAGGTGCAAGGCTCGTCCACCCTAGACGATTTAAAGGCCAAATGAAACTTCCCCCCCTAAAGCCTTTTAGGGTGTCTACAGTCACACCTCATCAAAGCCTAGACAGGGGCCAAGGAAGGGAGTCGGGGAGGACTTCAAAGATTTTTAAAGCAACACAATCCCACTTCCCAGAACATTCAGTGCTCCCTTTCACCTAAGGCCTGACgaattttcttaaaaaaaaaaaaaaaaaaatacagtgcaCCTTCCTGAAATTTGTAGCTGGATTTAAGATggctaggaaaaaaaaaaaaaaaaggacaaaaaccaaaccagaaAAGCTCTAGCTGTCTGGTCTGACTGAATTGTGGCTAGACAAAAAGTCCTGGCATTTTTTAAAGTTCTCCTTGTGGTTCTTTGGAGGCCCCTTGCCCACCCCACACATTCTCCTCCTTAGTGAAAACCTCTTGATAAATGAGATTCCTTCCTCTCTAGTCCAGAGCAAACCCCCTTCCAAACctaatcagtgtgtgtgtgtgtgtgtgtgtgtgtgtgtgtgggacagagagagagagatgtagggGGGAGTATACTCCTACAGACAAGTCTCCCCACAGAGAGGCAGCTCAACAAAAGAGGGGAGCATCTCAGCTGGGCAGAGGCCTCCCTGTCGCCTAGGCGACGGCAGTAATCCCAGAATACTCATGCGGCACCCATTCAAAGGGCTCTGGACTGTGGAGAAAGCCCCACATACTGTGcttttgtcccccccccccccctccacactcCACAGCTCCCTGTCTCCTACTCCAAACCAGCACGCCTCTGGGGAAAGTTTggccacttcctcctctctgtacTCTACATGGGCCGTGGAAAGTCCAACCAGCCCACAGAGGCCTGTTATGAATTATGAATCATCTACAGGCAGAATTTTATGGTGTATAATATCGTCACTGGTGGGGTAAGACCTTGCATCCAAACTCTTCAgtaaggaggaaaaaaagggttGTGACCACAGTTTGGTAGTTTTTATGAGAGTTTTGTGCGACTAAGAAGTCACAGTTTTTGACATCCATAAAGAAACAAGGTGAACTTTCAGACATTCACATGGCAACTTAAGAAAGAATATAGTTTGAGAAGAAAAAGTACTTCTGTATTTCCCTTTTCTAGTTAATTCATTAactagaaagaagaaaacaaatcaaagtgtaTTTGAGCTTAAGTTGGCTGACTAGTGCCTCACTGGCTCACCTTCACTGCTGATGGTGTTGGAGTCCAGTGACAGGCGAGCGGTCCAGTCCCCTCTCAGCTCGTAGCGAAAGGAGGCGATCCTCCTGCTGATGTCCTGGTGAGGTGTAGCTTGCAGGAACAGGGCCACCCTCTCCCCAGGCAGGCGGCTGAAGCACCGGACCCTCGGCGGGGGAGAGGACTCCAGGCGGTCCCCTACCAGCAGCTCCAGGACACCGTCTCTCTCCAGGTAGAGCTGGGCTCCATGGAACTGCTCCGAAGGCTTGACGCAGGCTGTGATGAGGCCTGAGCTGCTGCCGCCGGGCCCCACTGCCACAGAGGGCAGGCGGGGTGAGAGGGTGAGGCGCAGGGCTCCTTTGGGGTACAGCCAGTCTAGAGtgccctctgagcagtggaGGGAGATCTGCTCCACGCTGCCCTGCTGCTGGGACAAACCACTgtgagaaggaaagaagagagggaaaggaagcTGAGTAAAGGTTTCACCATCATTTATCCAGAGTCCctaacatcatcatcagtggaTACTTCCCTGAAGTGTACTGACTCACTGCAGGATGGACTGACTGAATGTGAGCCCTGCAAACAGGCAACTTGAACCAAAATTATAATAAGCATTTagtataaatacaaaatgacttaataaaataatgaaaactcCAGCTTCTATAGAACCTATCAAGACATATTCAGAGAAGGCGCCGCCTACTGGCAGCTGTGTGGAAGCAGGGGCCCTTCACATAATCTGTAGGGTCCAATTTTATGAAAATGCATTCATTCTCtgcatgtattttaaaatacataGCTGTGATGAAGCTGCACTTCAACAACTGCATGCACAATGCGTGTTTCCTGCAAGTATCGGAATTAATCCTCCagtctcctgtctgtctggacCCTCTGTGCCTCCTGCAGACAGCCCGGAGGCGCTATCGCTGCAGAGCTctagaaacattttaattacGCCCTAATGGCAAGTCTCAACGTGATGCATTCAAACCAGCATTGTCCTTTACCGCTCACTCTGACAccaaacaagcaaataaaaaatacagtgcCACCTGTAGCATCTCTCAgtggcatttttaaaatcatcttttcattcagcCAAATGAAGAAACAGCAGAGATACAATTAGAAACACTTGCCTGCCTCTCCAGCTGCACTGGTCCTCGGAGTAGTTTGAAAGAGCCACatcaaaaatggcaaaaagtaaAATCCAAACTGCGTTAATCCAAACCCCCAAAGC comes from the Seriola aureovittata isolate HTS-2021-v1 ecotype China chromosome 21, ASM2101889v1, whole genome shotgun sequence genome and includes:
- the metrn gene encoding meteorin, coding for MSALGVWINAVWILLFAIFDVALSNYSEDQCSWRGSGLSQQQGSVEQISLHCSEGTLDWLYPKGALRLTLSPRLPSVAVGPGGSSSGLITACVKPSEQFHGAQLYLERDGVLELLVGDRLESSPPPRVRCFSRLPGERVALFLQATPHQDISRRIASFRYELRGDWTARLSLDSNTISSEDACRPCNNTEILMAVCTSDFVVRGNIRSVAEDENLRAAVIKVSATRVFRQKYALFTGNSRLTSKGEIRTLLQCGVKPGPGSFLFTGRVHFGEAWLGCAPRYKDFQRAYTIAKAAQQIPCELPVD